Sequence from the Sphingobacteriaceae bacterium GW460-11-11-14-LB5 genome:
TTATAATCGGGTAATTTATCGGCAATAGAACGGAACACCGTTAATCCACCGTAACCTGAATCGAAAATACCTATGGGCGAAGAGTTTTGCATGGGTGCTGTTGAAAAATTGTAAAGATAGTTGGAAATATTAGAAAACTTAGTTGGAAGGTTGAAATGTTTTACTCAATAAAGTATCTGTATTTCAATTTCTAATTTGCCGTCATTTCGAGCGGAGTACAACGAAGTCGAGAACCCGAAGGCTCTGCAAAGCAAAATCTATCCCGAGGTAGATCTCTCCACTTCACTGCGTTCCGGTCGAGAAGACGATTTATCTTCCAACAAAAAAGCGGAACTAAGTTCAACTTAATTCCGCAATATCATATTTCCTGACTTGAGACTTAGGACTCAAGACTGGGGACTGACAAAAGACTATTTCTTAGGAGCAGCTGGTTTTGCAGCAGTTGCTGAAATACCTAATTTAGATTTAACTGCAGCAGTGATATCGTCACCACCTTCCCAGAATACTAAATTGTTACCACCTTGTCCGTTTGCGATATCGAAAACGTAAGCTAAACCTTTTTCTTTAGCTACAGCAGAAATTGCAGTTGCTACTTTAGTTTGAATAGGCTGAAACAATTCACCTTGTTTTGTACCTAGGTCCTGTGAAGCTTTAGTACGTGCATCAGTAATGCGTTTTTCCAAATCCTGTAATTCCTGACTCAACGCTTGTAATTCTTTACCCACTACTTCTTTGTTAGCTTCACTTAAAGATTTTTGCTTAGCATCTGCAGCAGTCATTTTACTTTGATATTCTTTGATCATTGCATCAATATCTGCCTGCTTTTGTTTACCTAAGGTTTCTAAAGTGGTTTGAGCTGTTTTAGCCTCTGGTAAATTTGCAAATACCTCCTCAGAATTAATGTGACCCAATTTTTGTTGTGCACTTGCCATATTCGCTGTAAACAATAACCCTGCTGCTACAAAGAATACGTTAATTAACTTTCTCATCGTTTTATTTTACTTTTTTATTTTTTTCTAATTGTTTTTCTTCAAAAATCAGGGGCGAATATACTAATTATTTACAGTCCCTGGTTTATAACCTAATTTTACAATTACGTCATTACTCACATCGTAACTGCTGCTTGCATAAATCATCATTGTTGCTTCACTGCTCTTGTCGAAAATGAAGTCTAAATATTTAGATTTTGCAATCTGTTTAATCGCCTCGGCTACTTTATCCTGAATAGGTTTAATCAATTTTGCCCTGCTTTGAAAAAGATCGCCATCAGGTCCAAACTTAGAACGTTGAAATTCTTTAGCCTGTTTTTCTTTTTCGATAATTTCATTTTCACGGCGCTTGCGCATATCATCGGTTAACAAAACCTGATCGGCCTGATAGGCCTTATACATTCTGTCGATTTCAGAAAAATTCTGATCCACTTGTTGCTGCCATTGTTTAGAGGCAACATCTAACTGACTTAATGCCGATTTATATTCTGGTAAATGCTTCAAAATATACTCCGTGTCTACATAAGCAAACTTCTGTGCAAAGGCACCAAAAGAAGTGCAAAGCAGGAATGCGATAAAAAGATACTTTTTCATTTGTGTGTGTGTTAATGATACAGTTAATAACCTAAGCTTTCTTTAAACTCCTATTGCAATGATTTATTGCATAATTAGTTAAATTTTTGTTCTTTATCAATTAAAATCCACCTAATTGTTGTGCGATACTAAAATGGAACTGACCTTTGTTCGCATCTGGTAATCCAGGGATAGCATCAAATCCGTATCCATAATCAATACCTAACAAACCAAATATAGGTAAGAATATTCTGGCACCCACACCCACTGATCTTCTAATATTGAAAGGGTTAAAATCACTAAACCTGTTCCAGGTGTTACCACCTTCAGCAAAGGCCAGAACGAAGGCTGTAGCTTGCTGACTTGCAATAACCGGGTAACGTGCCTCTAATACATATTTAGTGTAAATCGGGCTACCAGATTGTTGCGCCACATTTGGATCAGAACCTACCGGAATTACTGTATTATTAGAATAACCACGCATCGCAATTAACTCAGATCCTTGTAAGAAATCGAATCCCTGCATACCATCACCACCTAGTTTGAAACGCTCGAATGCTGATTGGCCAACTGCTTTATTGTATTGACCCAAGAAACCAAACTGTGCTTGCGCTTTAATTACCAGGTTACCTACCACACGCTGATACCATTGTGAATCGAATTTCCATTTATGATATTCTGTAAAACGGTATTTTTCTTTATCAGATGCAGTTGCATAATTCACCTTGTTAAATAGTGAATATGGTGGCGTTGCCTGAATAGTGAAACGTAAGAACGATCCTGATTTAGGGAAGATTGGCGAATCTCTTGAATCGCGGCTAATCTCTTGTGATAAGTTTAAGTTATAAGAAGTACCCGTGCTAAATAAATATCCTGAATAGTTATTTAAGATATATTGTTGCAGGTTAACGGCATGGCTTAACTGGAAATAGTTATCTGGCCAGTTTAATCTTCTACCTAAACTAACGGTTACACCATTTAAACGTATTTTTTGAAACTGAACATCTCCACTACTTAATCCATTAGATTGTAATGAAGTAAACGCACTTACACCAAAACTTACTGGTTTCTCGCCACCAAACCAAGGTTGCGAGAATGAGAAACTATATGATTGATAGAATTTACCATTTGTTTGCCCACGTAAGCTTAGTTTTTGTCCATCACCTTTTGGTAAAGGTTTGTAAGCTTTTAAATTAAATAAGTTACGTAACGAGAAGTTATTAAAGGTTAAACCTAATGTACCAATGATACGGCCACCACCAAAACCACCTGATAACTCAATCTGATCTGAAGGTTTCTCTTCTACGGCATATTCAATATCTACTGTACCATCTGCCGGGTTAGGGCGAGGCGTAGGAACCGTTTTAGACTCGTCGAAGTTACCCAACTGACCAATTTCGCGAATGGTACGGATTAAATCACTTTTGTTAAATTTCTGTCCTGGTTTAGTACGGATCTCACGTAAAACAACCTTATCGTTTGTGATGGTGTTACCTTTTAAAGTAATGCGGTTGTTGGTATACTGCGGACCTTCGTACATGCGTAATTCCACATCAACCGTATCGCCATAAATTTTGGTCTGTACCGGATCGATATTAAAAGTTAAATAGCCATTATCGGTATACATACTGTTAATGTCGCCACCGTTTTCGCCACCACCGTTTAATTTTTTATTTAATTTTTCTTCGCTAAAAACATCACCTTTTTCGATGGTTAATACTTTTTGCAAAATACTATCCGGATAAATGGCATTACCTGCCCAGGTAATATTACCAAAATAATACTTTTTACCTTCGTAAAGGTCCATTCTGATGTTCACCTTTTTCTTGTTGTACTGGTAAATGGTATCCTTTAATAATTCCGCATCACGATAACCTTTCTCGTGCATTTTGGCTATCATTTTTACCTTGTTCTCTTCGTATTTCTCTTTTGCGAATTTTCCAGAGCCCCAAAAGCGCCACCAGGCAAATTGTTTAGGGTTTTTAAGGTATTTTCTAAGTTTTGCCGATTTAAAATCTTTGTTTCCGGTAAAATCGATATGCTGTACTTTAACACGGTGACCTTTATCAATATTGGCTTCTAATACCACACTGTTTTCTGCATTCGGATCTTTACGTGTTTTGTAATCGATCTGGGTAAAGAAAAAGCCCTTATCCAATAAGTATTTTTTAACAATAGCTGAGGTCGTGTTGTACAGGTTATCGTTTACGATTTTACCTGTTTTATCATTTAGCTTTTCCTGAATGGCCGTTTTTTCAGATTTACGAATACCTTTTAAATCGATAGAACTTAAACGCGGGCGTTCAACTACTTCAATTTCAAAATAAACAGAATCCTGAACAAATTTTTCGATGTTAAGTTTAACATCATCAAACAAGCCCTGTGCCCACAATGTTTTAATGGCATCAGAAGTTGCCTCGCCGGGAAGAACGATTTTATCGCCTTTGGTTAATTTAGATAAAGTAATTAATACTTCTTTATCTAAATATTGGGTTCCGGTTACCGTGGTACCACCAATGATATATTCTTTTGGACTAAAATAATCGAGATCTAAGCCACCAACCTTTAAAGAGGGGGTTACCGGTGCCTGACCTTGTGGACGTACTTGAGCGAAGGCCGGAGCGGCTAAAACTAGTAGGATTAAAACTTGAAATATTCTTTTCATTAAAATTATTTGTTCAGTAATGGCCAAAAGGTAACGATATTTTATAAAGCAAAATGTCTTTATGTTGTTCCCTTATTATGGTTTCATTTATCGTATAAAAGTGGTGCTAAGTTAGTTTAAACGCTTGTTAAAAAGTGTTAAAAGAAAAATTAGTTTAATTGCTCGCTAATTTTGCCAAAACGGCGTTCGCGTTTTTGATAGTCTACAATAGCCTCGAAAAGATCTTCACGTCTGAAATCCGGCCATAAAACATCCGTAAAATAAAACTCGGTATAAGCCATTTGCCAAAGCAGATAATTGCTGATCCGGTGTTCGCCACTGGTCCTGATCATGAGTTCAGGATCGGGTATATTTACTGTTGTTAGTTTTGATGAAAACAGGTCTTCGTTAATATCATCCAACGAAATGGTATTGTCTTTTACAGCTGATGCAATTTTTTTGGCGGCCTCTAAAATCTCCCACTTGGCACTATAACTTAAGGCCAGTGTTAACGTACATTTTTCGTTATGGGCCGTTTTCTCCATGGCTTCTTTTAAATCATCAATACACTCCTGGGGTAAAGATGAAATATTGCCAATGGCATTTAGCTTAATATTGTTTTTATTAAGTGTTTCGGTTTCTTTGTTGATGGTCGAAATCAGAATCTGCATCAAAGCATCTACTTCTTCTTTGGGTCTGTTCCAGTTTTCAGTAGAAAAAGCATATAAAGTGAGGTACTCAATACCCACCTCAACACAACCTTCTACAATGTCTTTTACAGAAAGTACACCTTGTTCATGTCCGAAAACCCGCACTTTACCCTGGCCTTTTGCCCATCTTCCATTACCATCCATGATTACGGCAATGTGCTTTGGCAGGCGGCTATTGTCTATTTGTTCTTTAAATCCCATTAATTATGTCAAAATCAGCTTAAAAGGAATAGCATTTTGAGGATACAAAGGTAAAAGATATGCCAACACTAACAAATAGATAAGTGTCCCTTTTTCGAAAATCGCCTCTTTGGGTACCAGGCTGTCCGATTTGGTTGCGCGAAGGATCAGATAAATTAACCTGATTCTGGCCATTTCCAACAATCACCTGGCTAACCGGATAGCGGCCGCTCACATCATCAATATAATCTGTAGAAGGTGTTCTATAGCCCAATTCGGTAAAAACGCTCCAGGTATCTTTGTAATTATACCTAAGCCCCAAGCCGTACGGAATAGTTAAAACCGCATTTTTATATCCATTTTCCTGGCCTTCGGTGGCTAATCGGTCTAACCGGTATTTTTCATCGTCAACTTTTACGGTAGGTTTAAAAATAACCAAACCAGCCCCAACAAAAAGATATGGGGTAAACTGCCTGTTTCCTCCACCAAGATTAAAATTGAAAAAATTAAAATCGACCAGGCCGCTAAATTCGTTTAACGATGTTTTAAAACGCAGGTTTCTTTCGCGAAATTGTTCATTACTGGAGTTGGCATCATCTGCCTTGATCTGTCCGTAGGTATAATTTAAGCGAACGCCTACATATTGGTTAAAGTTACGCTTTACATAAGCGCCGCCCGAAAAACTGCTGATTTGTAAAGGATTGTTCTGATTGAGGTCGCCCATGTAACCTGCTCCCCCACCCATTAGCCCAACTTCCCATGTACCTTCCTGCGCACGAACAATTTGCCCGCTAAAGATAAATAAGAGGAGAATTAACAGAGGTTTGGCTGGCGTCATACTTAGTAGTTACGGGTATCAATGCCCCATAATAATTTATTCCTTAACGTGTTTAAGTAAGTTTCATTGTTAAGGCGGATAAGATTTACGCAAAAATCTGCCTTTTTTATGCTAATTTTTACTGATCGTTCTACAGTTACGGTTCGGCTATCGCACGAAACCAAAAATTTAGATTCCCTGGCTTCTACCTCAAAAGAGAGTTTATTGTCATCGGGCAAAATCACTGGTCGCACGTTTAGGTTATGAGGTGCAATAGGGGTAATTACAAAATTCTCAGAATCGGGATAAATAATCGGGCCACCGCAGCTTAATGAGTATGCCGTAGAACCCGTTGGGGTAGCAATAATTAATCCGTCGGCCCAATAAGAGTTGATAAATTCATCGTTCATTGACGCATGGATAATCATCATTGCCGAATTATCGCGACGGTGAATGGTAATATCGTTTAGTGCAAAATTTTCTTCGCCAAATAAACCATTATCAGATTCTAAAGTTAAAAGTGAACGCGAATCTAAGGTATATTCTTTATTGATCAGGGCTTTAAGTGCCGATGCGATTTCGTTTTTATTGATACTGGCCAGGAAACCGAGGCGACCAAAATTGATCCCGATTACCGGTATGCCCGAATTGCGGATTAATGATAAGGTATCGAGTAAGGTTCCGTCTCCGCCTAAACTCAGCAATACATCGGCAAGCTCCTTTAATTCGGTATGATTATGAAAAATAACGGTATTTGCCGGTAATTTAATTTTACCATGAAGCGATGTTTTAAATTTAGAATATAAAACCGGCTGAATATGATGTTCGGCTAAATGATTAAAAACCTCTTGTACATAGGGCAAGACCGTATCATTAAAATCTCTGCCGTAAATTGCAATCCTCATAAAGCAGGTTTATACATTTAAATAGTTCATGAAAGAATCGTAACGCTCCTGCGATCCATCATCAATCTGGGTGTTATTGTATACCTCTTTAACCAGATAATCATATCTTTCGAAAGAGGCTACCAATGAAGTAATTTCTGTTTTGTTTACTTTGAGCGTTACTTCTAAACGTGTAGAATCTTCGAAAGAATTTACATAAGAAGAGAGTACCTGTGCATTATCGGCTTCAACAATTTGTGCAATATGTGCGAGCGAATTATCGCGGTTACTAATCTCTAACACGATGATTCCGCCAGGTTCATTTACGGCATATTGTTCGGCCACAGCATTAACCATGTTATTGATCGAAATTAAACCCACATAATTTTTCTGTTGATCTAAAACAGGAACAGCTGTCAGTTTTAGCTGACTCAATAACCTGATTACATCATAAGTATGTACATTGCTCAACACGAAAACATTTAGCATGTTTACCGCGCTATCGCTTAAAAGGGTATCGTGATTATCAATACTTAGCAAATCATCTTCAGAAACCAAACCCAATAAGGTGACCTCGTTAACAACCGGCAAATGCTTTAGTTTAAAATCGTTCATACGATCTAAAGCTTTTTGCACCGTGTCAGCGGTCCTTAACGATGGGATTGCATCTGATATGATTTCTGCTGCAAACATTTATTTTAACAATATTCTATCTAAAAATTTCTCTAAAAATGCATTAAATATTTGTGGATGCTCCATCATCGGCGCATGTCCACATTTATCAACCCAGTTTAATTCCGAATTCGGCAACAACTCATGAAATTCCTCTGCCACTTCTGGTGGTGTAACCTTATCGTTTTTACCCCATATCAAAGAAACTGGTATGGTTATTTTTGATAACTCTTTAGCCATGTTGTGGCGGATGGCCGATTTTGCCATGGTTAAAATCCTGATCACCCTCGATCTGTCGTTCACGGTTTTAAAAACATCATCAACGAGTTCTTTGGTTGCCGTTGCCGGATCGTAAAAAGTAAATTCTACTTTTTCTTTAATGTAATCGTAACTCTCTCTGCGTGGGAAAGATCCTCCAAAAGCATTTTCATATAAACCAGAGCTACCGGTAAGTACCAGGGCTTTAACAAACTCCTGATGGGCAACTGTAAATACTAAACCTACATGGCCACCAAGCGAGTTGCCTACAAGCACCACCTGGTTTAAATTTTTATATTTTAAAAAGCGATGAAGAT
This genomic interval carries:
- a CDS encoding isoprenyl transferase gives rise to the protein MGFKEQIDNSRLPKHIAVIMDGNGRWAKGQGKVRVFGHEQGVLSVKDIVEGCVEVGIEYLTLYAFSTENWNRPKEEVDALMQILISTINKETETLNKNNIKLNAIGNISSLPQECIDDLKEAMEKTAHNEKCTLTLALSYSAKWEILEAAKKIASAVKDNTISLDDINEDLFSSKLTTVNIPDPELMIRTSGEHRISNYLLWQMAYTEFYFTDVLWPDFRREDLFEAIVDYQKRERRFGKISEQLN
- a CDS encoding CBS domain-containing protein, which codes for MFAAEIISDAIPSLRTADTVQKALDRMNDFKLKHLPVVNEVTLLGLVSEDDLLSIDNHDTLLSDSAVNMLNVFVLSNVHTYDVIRLLSQLKLTAVPVLDQQKNYVGLISINNMVNAVAEQYAVNEPGGIIVLEISNRDNSLAHIAQIVEADNAQVLSSYVNSFEDSTRLEVTLKVNKTEITSLVASFERYDYLVKEVYNNTQIDDGSQERYDSFMNYLNV
- a CDS encoding alpha/beta hydrolase; the protein is MTYPIIEEDGFKYIEAGTGETLVLLHGLMGELSNWELVIEQFKDRYRVIIPILPIYDLPILTLGVKALSRYLHRFLKYKNLNQVVLVGNSLGGHVGLVFTVAHQEFVKALVLTGSSGLYENAFGGSFPRRESYDYIKEKVEFTFYDPATATKELVDDVFKTVNDRSRVIRILTMAKSAIRHNMAKELSKITIPVSLIWGKNDKVTPPEVAEEFHELLPNSELNWVDKCGHAPMMEHPQIFNAFLEKFLDRILLK
- a CDS encoding outer membrane protein assembly factor BamA — translated: MKRIFQVLILLVLAAPAFAQVRPQGQAPVTPSLKVGGLDLDYFSPKEYIIGGTTVTGTQYLDKEVLITLSKLTKGDKIVLPGEATSDAIKTLWAQGLFDDVKLNIEKFVQDSVYFEIEVVERPRLSSIDLKGIRKSEKTAIQEKLNDKTGKIVNDNLYNTTSAIVKKYLLDKGFFFTQIDYKTRKDPNAENSVVLEANIDKGHRVKVQHIDFTGNKDFKSAKLRKYLKNPKQFAWWRFWGSGKFAKEKYEENKVKMIAKMHEKGYRDAELLKDTIYQYNKKKVNIRMDLYEGKKYYFGNITWAGNAIYPDSILQKVLTIEKGDVFSEEKLNKKLNGGGENGGDINSMYTDNGYLTFNIDPVQTKIYGDTVDVELRMYEGPQYTNNRITLKGNTITNDKVVLREIRTKPGQKFNKSDLIRTIREIGQLGNFDESKTVPTPRPNPADGTVDIEYAVEEKPSDQIELSGGFGGGRIIGTLGLTFNNFSLRNLFNLKAYKPLPKGDGQKLSLRGQTNGKFYQSYSFSFSQPWFGGEKPVSFGVSAFTSLQSNGLSSGDVQFQKIRLNGVTVSLGRRLNWPDNYFQLSHAVNLQQYILNNYSGYLFSTGTSYNLNLSQEISRDSRDSPIFPKSGSFLRFTIQATPPYSLFNKVNYATASDKEKYRFTEYHKWKFDSQWYQRVVGNLVIKAQAQFGFLGQYNKAVGQSAFERFKLGGDGMQGFDFLQGSELIAMRGYSNNTVIPVGSDPNVAQQSGSPIYTKYVLEARYPVIASQQATAFVLAFAEGGNTWNRFSDFNPFNIRRSVGVGARIFLPIFGLLGIDYGYGFDAIPGLPDANKGQFHFSIAQQLGGF
- a CDS encoding NAD kinase, whose protein sequence is MRIAIYGRDFNDTVLPYVQEVFNHLAEHHIQPVLYSKFKTSLHGKIKLPANTVIFHNHTELKELADVLLSLGGDGTLLDTLSLIRNSGIPVIGINFGRLGFLASINKNEIASALKALINKEYTLDSRSLLTLESDNGLFGEENFALNDITIHRRDNSAMMIIHASMNDEFINSYWADGLIIATPTGSTAYSLSCGGPIIYPDSENFVITPIAPHNLNVRPVILPDDNKLSFEVEARESKFLVSCDSRTVTVERSVKISIKKADFCVNLIRLNNETYLNTLRNKLLWGIDTRNY